The DNA region TCCGAGAGCCAACCAAAATCGACTGGCGTTCGGGCGTGAAACAGGTCGACAAGGTCGCTGAGCAGTGCGAGGTTCAAATCGGTCTCGGAGTACTCAACTATATCCAGTGCGTAATATTTGTCGACGCCAGATAGGAGTGCGGCCAGTCCCACTCCAAGGGATCCGCCGGGACCCAACTCGGCCAGTGCCTCAGGGGTGGGCGTCCGGTTGTGCTCGACGAGCATGGTTAGGTGTCGCATCCACACCTCGTAGCAATATCTGGCACTGGCCGATTGCTGATGACGTCGGCGGGACCGTAGTTGATACAGCCCTGGGATGTAGGACGCGACGCCTTTGGCGATGGGTAGGAGCCATTCATCGATCTGGAGGTCGGCTGCGTCACTGATCGGCTCGCCAGCCGCAAGCTGCTCGCGTGCATCACTCAACTTGGCGCGCGCAGCGACTTCCGTCTTCCTGTAAAACGATTGCTGTTCTACCTGACCGCTCGCTGGATTAATGTATTTGATCCGCGCTTCCCATCCCCCGTTAGAACGCTGAATGATGGCGCCCTCGACGCCTGCCCCCTCGATCACATGTCAATTGTAGGTTCGATCAGAGCATCACGACGTCGTTCACTGATGCCGAGCCAGACAGAGCCGGCGATCCCGCCAAGTAATCTGTCGACCTGCAAGCAAACGCCAGCCCCTCCGCATTCACCGCAACCTGCGAGTTACCAACGCGATTGGTGATCGCTGGGAGGGTTGCCCGGGCTTGCACGGGCTGCTCAACCTTCTTCGGCGACAGCGGGCAGGTGCGGATGCGCCATGACGAGTACGATCCGGACTTGTCGGTTCGATCGTGACCGAGCGACCAGGGGAATTCGCGGGAGCGGCAGACAAGGATCGAGCGTTGGCTGGATCAGGGGGAGTCTTCGGGTGTGGCACTCGTCCATCAAGGCGCGGTTATGGCAATTTGCGGACACGGCGTTGTTTCGCTGGCTGGAGGGTTGCTGGTACCGGACCGTGCGACCTGACTCTGACGCCGAACGACGTGGGGTGCTGCTCATCACGACGTTCGGTGGCGGCAACATCGGTGATCAGGCAATGTTCGAGTCCTTCTTGCGAAATACGGCCGGGCCAATCAAGGTCGTGATGCCGCGACCTTGTGCACTCGCGGTGCCTGACGACGTTTCCAGTCGCGTCGAAGTCCATGTGCTCGAGGGACTCTTTCAAGGTCGACCCCAAGTCACACCTTCACGGATCCGCGAGTTCGGCAAACTGGTAAGCCATTCCGAAGCGCTCGTGGTTATTGGCGCCGACATTTTGGACGGGGCTTACAACCTTCGTGAGGCTTGGTCTCGGACGGAAGCGCTTAGGCTGGCGTTGCGACTCGGCACGCCAGCTCGCATCATCGGGTTCAGTTGGAGCCCTGCTCCGCATCCAGTTATCGAGCGTGCCTACCGGAGGCTGAGCGGGCAGGTAGCTCTGTACGTGAGAGACAAATATTCGCTCGACCGGTTGACCGCTGCGGGTATCGCCGCTCGCCTAGTCCCTGACACAGTTTTCTCACTTAGACATCGATGCTGTTGCGCGTCGATCAGCTCAGGTAGCCCGCCGGGTTCCTCGCCCGTGGCACTTCTGAATGTCAGTGGGCTGCTTCGCAAAAGGCACGGGTTGTCCGATCAGTACGTCCCAATAATCCGTGAGCTCCTACTGCTCGGTTACAAGGTGATTATGGTCCCACACGTGTTTCGGGAAGGCGACGACGATCTTGCAGCTTCCCGAGAGGTGCTCGAGTTAGTCGCGGACCGGAGCGTGGAACTAGTTGATCGCGTCTTGGAGCCCAACGAGGTGCAGGCGTTAGCCGCTACCGCGACGCTTGTCATAACCGGACGAATGCACCTGGCGATCCTTGCGCTGACTATGCGTACTCCCGTGATCGTGTTCGGCTCCCAAGGAAAAGTTGAAGGAATGCTTGCGTTGTTCGACTTGGAAGAGCTGGTGGTTCAGACGGGCCCGAGCCTAGGCGCCGCTACGGTCGAGCGGATTCTTCAACTCCACGGGATGAATGAAAAGATTCGTGCGCAGATCACGCAAAAATTACCTGGGGTGGTGTTGCAGTCTGATGAAAATTTCGTGTGGTGATCCCTCGATCATCAGCAGTGCTATCAAAGCGTCTAGGAGTGGGGGGACAGAGCAAGCATGAAGGGTCTTGTGAAACGCGTCCTTCCCGCGCGTGCCGTGTCAGCACTTCTGAGCTTGCGTAGTCGGCTCGTCCTGGGTTCAGAGTTCCGTTCAGACCGCCGCAGGTATGCCCGGCACTATCTCCCCGGTGAGATGATATGCCGGGCCTCAGTCGGTTCGACAAATCTGGAGGCACAGCTAATAAAGGACTATCACCGGATCGAGAAGGGTTTGGCATTGCCAAAACCAAAGCGTCCCTTTGGAGCCGCAGTGGCACAGCGCATCGAAGGCAACATCCTTGTGGGCCGCGACGACGTCGCGGTGGACGATGTGATTGCGCTAGCCGAGAGCGCGCAGCGGGCACTTCAGCGCTGGAACAGCGACGGTGTCATCTCGGACGAGATTGCACCAGTAGCCAAACATCATGAGCATAAAATCGACGATGTCGACGGATTCTTTCGATCACGGCGTAGCGTGCGTGATTTTGATTCAGCTCAGGTACCTGACGAAACTTTAACCCGCGCCGTTGCTTTAGCACTGCAGTCTCCATCGGTATGCAACAGGCAAGCCTGGCGAGTCCGTTTCTTTCGCGGAGATGATGTGTCCCGCATCCTTGCGCATCAGAACGGCAACAGTGGCTTCCGATACGTGATCCCAGTTGTGGGATTGATTACCGTTGACACCCGTATGTTCTCGGCAGCAGGTGAGCGCAATCAGCCTTGGATCGAGGGCGGCATCTTTTCCATGTCGCTTGTGTGGGCGCTTCATGCACTCAGAGTCGATTCGTGCATGCTTAACATGAGCGTGCGAAATAAGCAGGCTTCCGCGGTTCGGAAAGAGTTTGGCATTCCGGACAATGAGTTGATCATCATGATGATTG from Mycobacterium sp. DL includes:
- a CDS encoding polysaccharide pyruvyl transferase family protein; the encoded protein is MWHSSIKARLWQFADTALFRWLEGCWYRTVRPDSDAERRGVLLITTFGGGNIGDQAMFESFLRNTAGPIKVVMPRPCALAVPDDVSSRVEVHVLEGLFQGRPQVTPSRIREFGKLVSHSEALVVIGADILDGAYNLREAWSRTEALRLALRLGTPARIIGFSWSPAPHPVIERAYRRLSGQVALYVRDKYSLDRLTAAGIAARLVPDTVFSLRHRCCCASISSGSPPGSSPVALLNVSGLLRKRHGLSDQYVPIIRELLLLGYKVIMVPHVFREGDDDLAASREVLELVADRSVELVDRVLEPNEVQALAATATLVITGRMHLAILALTMRTPVIVFGSQGKVEGMLALFDLEELVVQTGPSLGAATVERILQLHGMNEKIRAQITQKLPGVVLQSDENFVW
- a CDS encoding methyltransferase domain-containing protein — translated: MIEGAGVEGAIIQRSNGGWEARIKYINPASGQVEQQSFYRKTEVAARAKLSDAREQLAAGEPISDAADLQIDEWLLPIAKGVASYIPGLYQLRSRRRHQQSASARYCYEVWMRHLTMLVEHNRTPTPEALAELGPGGSLGVGLAALLSGVDKYYALDIVEYSETDLNLALLSDLVDLFHARTPVDFGWLSESKVFPGHILTNDILAETLAPTRIDNIRRALTSQIGIAGRITVQYITPWNDPAVIQESQVDLIVSHSVLEHVDDLRNTYDAFRKWLRPGGHMSHLIDFSSHGLTRSWNGHWRYPELVWNMVVGHKPYLINRQPCSTHITLMTERGFEITTDRRHRIVGIPRDKLAARWQGLDDEDLRCASMFVQSKLHKH
- a CDS encoding nitroreductase family protein produces the protein MAQRIEGNILVGRDDVAVDDVIALAESAQRALQRWNSDGVISDEIAPVAKHHEHKIDDVDGFFRSRRSVRDFDSAQVPDETLTRAVALALQSPSVCNRQAWRVRFFRGDDVSRILAHQNGNSGFRYVIPVVGLITVDTRMFSAAGERNQPWIEGGIFSMSLVWALHALRVDSCMLNMSVRNKQASAVRKEFGIPDNELIIMMIAIGYARPGHRIARSPRRQTNEVIVSRD